One Rosa chinensis cultivar Old Blush chromosome 5, RchiOBHm-V2, whole genome shotgun sequence genomic region harbors:
- the LOC112165244 gene encoding beta-glucosidase 11 isoform X2, with protein MHGATGDIACDEYHKYKEDVQLMVDTGLEAYRFSISWSRLIPNGRGPVNPKGVQYYNNLIDQLISKGIQPHVTLHHSDLPQALDDEYGGWVSPKIVKDFTAYANVCFEQFGDRVGHWTTMNEPNVFVLGGYDIGFLPPQRCSAPFGLNCSRGNSSTEPYMAIHYFLLSHASAAALYKHTYQHKQRGFIGINVFAYWFVPQTETHQDQVATQRALDFYFGWVMHPLVYGEYPQVMKKNAGSRIPTFTSAESSKVKGSFDFIGLNYYNTLYASDNSAALNIQNRDYVADSATQISPLDYNTSTLEFPITPWGMEGLLEYIKQRYGNPPLYIHENGQQTRRNSSLEDWSRIEYLHGHVHSLLNVIRNGSNARGYFTWSLLDSIELLGGYEISYGLYYIDLDDPDLKRQPKLSAHWYSKFLKNKNITPRSDSDADQHYFFQ; from the exons GAAGATGTGCAACTGATGGTGGATACTGGTTTAGAAGCGTATAGATTTTCCATCTCATGGTCAAGACTTATACCCA ATGGAAGAGGACCCGTGAATCCAAAGGGTGTACAATATTACAACAATCTCATTGACCAACTAATCAGCAAAG GAATCCAGCCTCATGTTACTTTACACCACAGTGATCTCCCACAGGCACTCGACGATGAGTATGGAGGATGGGTTAGCCCAAAGATTGT AAAAGACTTCACTGCATATGCAAATGTTTGCTTCGAACAGTTTGGCGATCGAGTTGGGCATTGGACTACTATGAATGAGCCAAATGTATTTGTACTCGGGGGTTATGATATTGGATTCCTTCCACCACAACGATGTTCAGCTCCATTTGGTCTTAATTGCTCGAGGGGTAACTCCTCAACTGAGCCATACATGGCAATTCATTATTTCTTGTTATCTCATGCATCAGCAGCAGCACTCTACAAGCATACCTACCAGCACAAGCAGCGTGGGTTTATAGGCATCAATGTATTTGCCTATTGGTTTGTTCCTCAAACCGAAACCCATCAAGACCAAGTTGCTACTCAAAGAGCCCTCGACTTCTATTTTGGTTG GGTTATGCATCCTTTGGTGTATGGAGAGTACCCTCAAGTAATGAAAAAGAATGCAGGCTCTAGAATTCCAACGTTCACCAGTGCTGAGTCTTCAAAGGTCAAGGGTTCCTTCGACTTCATTGGACTTAATTACTATAACACATTGTATGCCAGTGACAACTCTGCCGCATTAAACATTCAAAACAGAGACTATGTAGCGGATTCGGCAACCCAGATTTCTC CTTTGGATTACAATACATCAACGTTGGAG TTTCCGATAACACCTTGGGGTATGGAAGGACTGTTGGAATATATCAAACAACGCTACGGCAATCCTCCCTTATATATCCATGAAAATG GCCAACAAACTCGACGTAATTCTTCGTTGGAAGATTGGTCCAGAATCGAATATTTGCATGGACACGTTCACAGTTTGCTTAATGTTATAAG GAATGGATCAAATGCTAGAGGCTATTTTACCTGGTCTCTCTTGGATTCAATTGAGCTTTTGGGTGGCTATGAAATAAGCTACGGCCTTTATTACATCGATTTGGACGATCCGGATTTAAAAAGACAGCCTAAACTCTCTGCACATTGGTACTCAAAGTTTCTAAAGAACAAAAACATCACTCCACGTTCAGATTCAGATGCTGATCAGCATTACTTCTTTCAGTAG